A window of Candidatus Peribacteraceae bacterium genomic DNA:
GGACCATCGACATCGAGTACGCTTTCCCCTGGGGCTGGGGGGAACTCTTCGGCCTCGCCAACCGCTCCGATTACGACCTCTCGCAACACGAAAAAACGAGCGGCCAGGACCTCAAGTACACCGACCCGGATGACGCCACCAAGAAATTCCTCCCCTTCGTCATCGAACCCAGCTTCGGGTGCGACCGCTCCGTGCTCACGTTCCTGCTTGAGGCGTACACGGAGGAGACGCTGCCCAACGGCGATACCAGGATCGTGATGAAATTCGATCCGCGCCTCGCGCCCGTCGACCTGGCTATTCTTCCGCTTTCGAAGAAGGAACACCTGATCGGTAAAGCAAAAGAACTGTATAACAAAATTGCTCATGAAACGGACCTCGTCTGCGATTTCGACGTCACCGGTTCCATCGGCAAGCGCTACCGCAGGCAGGATGAAATCGGCACGCCGCGCGCCGTGACGGTGGACTTCGGGACGCTGGGGGAGGATGGGAAGCAGGGCGAGAAGGACACCGTGACGATTCGGGACCGGGATTCCCTCAAGCAGGAGCGACTCACGATCGGGGAGTTGATGATGAAGTTGAATGTTGTGTCGTAGTTGGATTTAAAAGTTCAACCATCCGATCGAAGTAGGAGCAGTTTCTCTCCCCGCGAAGCAAAGTCTATACGTCTCTATTTAGTCTTCAGCTCGTGGTACTGGAAACTTTGAGAATATGGGCTTAATGAATATGTGATGCAACAGGTTACTCCAACCAAGAAGTTTCTTCCGATATTCCCATGCAATCAATTTGAACTTGAACGGCATGATGTAACGCAACCACCACTGCCACTTCAGTTCCTTCATCATCCAGTGCATCCTTGTCTGCCACGGCAATCCTTTCGACAACCGAAGTTCCGTACGCATAGTACCGATCCAATGAGAGGGTACTTTCTTCAATCTGTCTTTTCTGGGCAGTGATCGCAGTACCATATTCAAGAATAGACGAAATTCATTTTCTCCAGTCTCACGATGCGCCGTTCATGGTCCTTCCGTGCATCCTTGAGAACTTCTACCTCGTCTTTGTGTGCACCCAGGTAATCGTGGCGAAGCTGTTCCGTCTTAACATCAAAATGCCTCTTTGTTTCTTCAAAATATTTCCTTGTCTCTTCCCCAGAGCGCTGAATCTCATTCGTGAGATCTACAATGTTACGTTCAAGCCCCTTCATATCCTTCTTCGTCGCCCATTGCTGGCTACGCGATCGTCTAGCCGATGATGCCTTCTTCTTCATCATGGGCCGATCATGCTACCGCAGGAAGGAGACGGGAAGACAGCTGAGATGATTTCCTTTCCGTCACCTCGATTTAACCTGATCCAGAAGCCACGAAAGACGTTCCATCACCCCATGGAACTCCCCCGATTTCTCCAAATGGGATTGCGTGATGACCGCTTTTCCCCTATAAACTCCGTGCAACCCCGACCGATCGCCGTGGTCCTGTCCTCTCCGGAGGAACCCTCCACATCCGCGCGAGAAGACGTCGAGGCCAAGCCCCAAGGATCCCCCATCACCGGTGCATGATCAGGAGCACTCCGCTCCCCTTCCCTCATCCCGAATATTCTCATCTCCATTCAATCCCCCCCTCACCCCTTTCCCCTCTCCCCCATGGCCATTCCTTCCGAGAAAGAATTGCTCGCGAGCGCCGTCCACTTCGGCCACCGCAAAGAGAAATGGAATCCCAAGATGAAGCCGTACCTGTACGGCACGCGGAAGGGCATCCACATCTTCGACCTGGAGAAGACGCGCCTGCACCTGCAGCGCATGCTCGACGCACTCAAGAAGCTCCAAGTGGAGGGGAAAACGATCCTGTTCGTTTCCACCAAGCAACAGAGCATCCCCTTCATCGAGCACTTGGCGACCGTGCTCAACCAACCGATGGTCACCAAGAAGTGGATCCCGGGACTCCTCACAAACTGGCCCACCATCAAGCGCCGCCTGAAGTACTACCTGGACCTCCAGCGCTCCTTCCAGACGGGCGAGGTGGAGAAGTACACGAAGAAGGAGCAGACCGCCCTCCGCAAAAAACTGGCGAAGTTGGATAACGCGCTCGCCGGCGTTTCCCGCATGGCGGGCCTCCCCGATGCCGTGTTCATCTTGGACGCCCTGCGCGACCGCGTGGCCGTGCTGGAAGCAGCCAAGCTGAAGATCCCCGTCTTCGGCATCTGCGATTCCAACGCCGATCCGGACCATTTCGCCGCACTCGTCCCGGCCAACGATGACGCCGTCAAATCCATCGCCCTCCTCCTGCAGGCCGTGGAATCCGAACTCGCGGAGGCGACGCACGCCAAGAAACAGGCCATGGATGCGTCGGCGGAACTCCTTGCGAAAGGGGCCCCCGCGGCCGCGGCTCCCGCTGCCGTCCTCGCCACCGAGATGCGCGAGAAGCAGGCTTAACGTATCATTATTGTAAGGACGCGGCATGCAGCGTCCCTCCCTCTCTACCCCCCCACCGTATGTCCCCCATCACCGCAGCCGACGTCGCCGAACTCCGCGCCCGCACGGGCGTCTCCATGCTGGCCTGCAAGGAAGCACTGGAAGAGGCCAAGGGCGACCAGGAGAAAGCCATTGAGATCCTCCGTAAGCGCGGCATCGCCCAAGCCGTGAAGAAGGCGGACCGCACGCAGAACGAAGGCGCGCTTTTCGTGGCGCAAGGCCAAGGGAAAGCCGCGCTCGTCTCCCTCAAGTGCGAAACGGACTTCGTGGCGCGCAACGCGGATTTCCTCTCGTTCGGGCAGGGCATCGCCGAAACCCTCCTGGAGAAGGACCTGGACGCCGCAAAGGCCGATGCCGAGAAGCGCATGCCGGAGTTCGTCCAGAAGTTGGGTGAGAACATCACCCTGGGGGAGATGCAGGAAATCACCGCCCCCGCCATCGGGAGCTACGTGCACAGCAACCGCAAGATCGCCGTGGTCATCGGCCTAGACCTGAGCGGGGCGGAGAGCCGCGCCAAGGACGTTGCCATGCACGCCGCCGCCATGAATCCCGCCTACGTGTATCCGGACGACGTGCCGCAGGAGACGCTGGAGAAGGAACGGGAAATTTGGAAGGAGCAGCTGAAGAACGAGAAGAAACCCGAGAACATCCTGGACAAGATCATGCTGGGAAAGGAGAAGAAGTTCCGGGAAGAGAACGCTCTCATCAAACAGCCCTTCGTCAAGGACCAGAACATGACCGTGGAGAAGTATCTCGACGGCGCGCGCGTGGAGAGTTACGTGCGGGTGGTGATCTGATCAGCCCTTTCTCCCCGGATATTCGATATCCGAAAGGGGAATATCCTCCAGCGTCGCAGGGGACTTCCTGCGTACGACGCTCGCGATGACGTCGAACAGCCTCTTGCGGAAGACGTACCCCACCGTGCCTGCGGCGGCCGCGGCCACTGCGGTGCCCGCCAGGACATTCCGCGCGGCAGGGCTGAGGCCGAGGAAAGTCATTTGTTTGCAGGTGTTGGTGCAGTACTTGGTGCCGTCGCACTCCTCGCCCGCATCCGTCATACCGTCGCCGCAGCGGGGCAGCGTGCAATTGGAGCGGCACGTATCCGGCCGCAAGTCCGAGTTCACATTGTATCCCTGATCACACTGCTCGGTGCGCTGCACGATGCCGTCGCCGCAGGAGGGCACCATGCACCTGTTCGTACAGTCGTCCTCGGCAACGGTGTTGGCATCGTCGCACTGCTCGGCTTTTCTCCTCTGTAGGATCCCGTCGCCGCACGCCGGCAACAGGCACTTGGAGGTGCATTCGTCGTCATCGTTCATATTGCCGTCGTCGCATGCTTCCCCCGTCTCCCGCTGCACGAAGCCGTCGCCGCACTTGGGGCTCTGGCAGGTTTCCGTGCAGGAATCGCCATCGACGGTGTTCCCGTCATCGCACCCTTCCCCCGCATCCACCACGCCGTCCCCGCAGCGGGAAGCCTTGCATGAACGCCTGCAGGCGTTCGCCTGGGTATCGGAATTCGCGGGTCCGTAGTCGCATTCCTCGTTGCGCATCTCATCCGTATCCCGCACGCCGTCGCCGCAGTACGCCATCACGCAGTTGAGACGGCAAGCGTCGGCCGCCACGTTGGAATTCTGCGGCCCGTTATCGCAATCTTCGCCGCGGCTCTTCTGTACGATGCCGTCGCCGCAACGCGGTTGCGTACAACCCATGGTGCACTCGTCGTCGTCGTTGTCGTTGCCGTCGTCGCAGCTCTCGCTGTCCTGCTTGATACCGTCCCCGCAGGAAGGCAAACGGCAGTCGTTGCTGCAGGTATCGTCGTTCACCACGTTCCCGTCATCACACTGCTCCTTGCCCGTCTGCACAACGCCGTCGCCGCACCTCGCGATCTTGCAGGCATTGGTGCAGTTGTCTTCGTTGGCGTTGTTCTCGTCATCACACTCTTCCCGCTGCGCAGTGCGGTAGTCCTTTACGCCGTCGCCGCAAAAGGGCAGGAGGCAATCCAACCGGCAGGCATCCGGGCGGGTGGCGGAATTCCTCTGGCCGTCGTCGCACTGCTCGCCCTTCTCCACGATACCGTTACCGCACATGGTGGCGAGGGGCGGGGGGACGGAAGAGGCCGCACTGCTCTTGGAGCTCGCGGAAGAGGCTTTTGCGGAAGATGCGGCGGAAGAGGATTTGGCGGAAGAAGCCGCCGCGTGCAGCGAGGAGCTGCTGGTGGACGAAGCCGCCTTGGCGGTGGAGGATGACGAGGATTTGGGAGAGGAGGATGTGGAGGAACAAGCAGGCAGTATGCGTTTCTTGCAGCCCCCGATGCACCTGCCGTCCTCATCGCACACCGGCGTGGTGCAGGAGATGCCGCAGGCGGGTGCGGAGTAGCGTGTCTCCTCGCGCCACAGCCCCGTTTGCATGTCATAGACCATCGCCTTCTGCACGATGGGTTCGCACTGTTCCCCCAGGTGCGCGGAAATGATGCTGTCACCGCATGTGAGGTACTGGCATGTGGTGGAGCAATTGTTCGTCCCGTTGAAAGACGCCGTATCACACTGCTCTCCCGCGTCCAACCTCCCGTTCCCGCATGTGGCGATCGTCTTCGCCGTACTGCTGCCGGATGCTTGTGAGGAAACGGACGATGTGACCTGCGCCAAATACGTCGCCCCCGCTTCCGTGAGGAACGCGCGGGTGTTGCGGGTTTCCAGGGTGAGCGCACCCGACGCGACGAGGAATCCGACAACGGCCAAGGCCAGAGCGCTTGATGTGCGTTTCATGTTTTCTGTTCATTATAGCAAAAATCACGCTTTGCTTCCAGGAGTGTTTCGGGTTTTGGGCTCGCACCCAAGCCCCCCCCCGCGGCTCCGGAAGGTGAGCCGGATAGGGCGGGAAGGCATGCAGATGGAGCGGTATATTCCCATTGCAACGCCGCGCACGGCGTTTTCTAGGGGTTCCTCGCCAAAAAGGCACTGGCGAAGGACACCGGATTCGTGTATACTGAGAGTTGACTTATGGCAAAAGCAACCATCCTGTTCGCGGAAGATGACACGCTCCTCCGCAACATCTACACCAAGAAATTCACCATGGCAGGGTACGATGTCCGCCCCGCGGCGGACGGAGAAGAGGCCATACAACTCCTCTCCCAACTGAATCCCGACTTGCTCGTTCTGGACATCAGTATGCCGAAAGTGGACGGTTTCCAGGTATTGGAGCGCTTCCCCAAGGAACAGCGGAAATACCCCGTGGTGATGCTCACGAACTTCGACTTGGAAGAGTACCGCAAGCGCGGCAAGGAACTGGGCGCCGATGACTTCTTCGTGAAGAAGGACATGACCATCCGGTCGTTGCTGGAGATGGTGGAACGGTTGCTGGCGGAGAGGAAGCAACAGAAGTGATGCCGAGGTTGCCGACGATTCCGAGGAATGTCTTCGATGTACTCCGCAACCTCCCCACGACAGTTCCTCGGACTCTTCGGAATCCTCGGACTCTTCGGCATCCTCTTTACAAGTTCATCCACGCCAAGATCCTCCGCAGCCAGAGGAACGCCGGCGGCCCTTGGAGGGGTCGGCATTTGAGGATATCCGCACGCAGGACGTCGCGCAGCCTCACCACTGCGCGGCTGTAGCGGCCGGAGATGAGCACGTTCGTCTCGCCCATTTCGTCCAGGGAAGACTCCATCATGTTCGTAGATCCCACGAACGCCCGCTCGCGGTCCACCAACATCACCTTGCCGTGGATGATGCCGGGGTACAGGAACACACGGACGTGCTGGGGCGATCCTTCGTTGAGCAGCCGCCCCATGCTCTGCATATTGCTGTGGTGGTGCACGTCCACTTCCGCGGGCAGGATGACCGTGACGTGGATGCCTTCGCGGCTGCGTTGGGCGAGCGCACCCACCACCTTCGCATCGCTCAAGTAGCACTGCTCCAATACGATGCTCTCCCGCGCGGAGGCCACGAGGGACATCACTGTTCTCCGCATCTCCTTGCGGTTTTCCGTATTCATCACCAGGCGCACGGCATCGGAGGGCGCCTGGTCCCTGTTGCCGAGGTAGCGTGCCACCCCCAACCCGCCCTTGAGTTCCACCATGTAATCATGCCACCGCTCGTTGTACTCGTCGGCGATGTTCATGCCCGTCACGAGCATGGTGTGTTCGTCAATGATGAACACCTTGGAATGGTCATTGTGCGTCTGGTGCGAAATGCGGATGTGCGGATGGTTCCAGAAACGATGCCAGACGCCCTCACGTTGCCGCTTGGTGGAAAGAAAATCGCGTTCCAATTCGAACACGTCCCCCACCGCTTCCTTGTTGATGAACACCTTCACGCCGCGGTCGGCCACCTCCAACAGCACTTCCGCCATCTTCCGTCCGATGGTGTCATCCTTCCAGATGAAGGTCTGGATGATCACGGTGTGGTGAGCGCGCCGCAGGAGCACGATGGTGCGCGGAAACACCTCGCCGTCCACCCACAGGCGCGCGCGCGTCATGCGCGAAGTGGCCTGGGCCGCCTGCCGCGAGAAGAGCGACACCATGGTACGCAGGCGGAAGTACATGCGAAAACTTGCCACGCGACGCTGCCCGCGCTTGCCGAACATGTAGCGCGTGGCGCCGCGCCACATGGCGCGAATGGACCGCCGTCGGAGGATACGCGACCACTGCATCTTGGGAGAGATGATAGGACGGGGCGGGAGAGAGCGGAAGGCGAAGGAAAAGGATGCCGATCCCGAGGATGCCGAGGATCCCGAGGATGCCGAAGATTCCGACGAACTTTTGCAGAGTTGGAGCTTCTTCCCGACTTTCCTCGGAATCGTCGGAATCCTCGGAATCGTCTTAATAATCCCCTCTCAAAAGAGCTACAAACCTGCTATAATGGTACGATAGTCCTGTGACCCCTTCTCTCGTCGCCTTCGGCGTACTGCTCGCGCTGATCCTGGGTGTGTGGATCGGGCTCTTCGTGCTCCGCTTCTTTGCGGACCGGAGGCGGGAACACGAACTGGTGTTCATGCAGCTCCTCGTCCCCAAGAAGGAGAGCAAAGAGGACAAGGAAGTGGAATCCGAGCAATTCAGCACCGGCAAGGACTTCCGCGAGGTGTTGGGGGTGATGGACCACCTCTTCCAATCGCTGCACGGCATCCGTTCCAGCCGGTTCTCCCGCTTCTACAAAGGCCAGCCTTTCCTCTCGGTGGAGTACGCGGCGCTGGCGGGGGAAATTCTCTTCTTCATCGTCTGCCCGCGGAAGATCGCGCACCTGGTGGAGAAGCAGATCACGTCCTTCTACCCGGATACCATCGTGGACATTGTGGAGGACTATAACATCTTCACGGAACAGTCCGTGGCCACCGCGGACATCCTCCTCCCCGGCAAACCCTGGACATCCGTGTTCAAGACGTACCAGCAGCTGAAGAGCGACCCGCTCAACAACATCACGAACGCGTTCTCCAAACTGAAAGTGGAGGAGGGCGCAGCCGTGCAGTTTGTCATCCGTCCCCTGGCGCAGGGATGGCAGAGGAAGCTGCATGACGAGGCGCAGAAGCTCATCAACCCCAAGCGCCTCTCCCGCAACTGGTGGAACCCCCTTACGTGGATCGTGGCGGTCGTCGACCTGTTCACCCCCGGAGGGGAGAAGGACGAAGCCAAGGAGAACACCCCCACGGGCGAACGCGTCTCGCAGATGGTGGAGGAGTACAGCAAGGCGATCGACGACAAGGCGTCGGATCCCGGCTACCGCGTCGTCGTCCGCATTATCGCCTCGGCGCAAACGGCGCCCCGCGCCCAGCAGATCTTGGACGACGTGGCTGCGGGCTTCTCCCAATTCAACGCCGTCCTGGGCAACAGCTTCCGCCGCCCCCACTTCCGGGACCGCAAGGCGGTGGTGGAGCGGTTCATCCGACGCTGCCCCCGCCATACGCCCTGGTTCACGCTTACGGCCCACCGGATGCTCCTGGGCACCACGGAACTGGCCAGCTTTTTCCACCTGCCGAACATCAAGTACAACAAAGTGGAGACCATCAAGTGGCAGAACTTCAAGATGGCTCCCGGCCCCAAGAACGCCCCCAATGAGGGCCTCTTCCTCGGCTGGAATAACTTCCGCGGCGAACGCCGGAAGATCTACATGAAGAACGAGGACCGCTTCCGCCACTTCTACATCATCGGCCAAACGGGCACCGGCAAATCCTCCGTCATCCAGCTCATGGCGCGGCAGGACTTCAACA
This region includes:
- the rpsB gene encoding 30S ribosomal protein S2; the encoded protein is MAIPSEKELLASAVHFGHRKEKWNPKMKPYLYGTRKGIHIFDLEKTRLHLQRMLDALKKLQVEGKTILFVSTKQQSIPFIEHLATVLNQPMVTKKWIPGLLTNWPTIKRRLKYYLDLQRSFQTGEVEKYTKKEQTALRKKLAKLDNALAGVSRMAGLPDAVFILDALRDRVAVLEAAKLKIPVFGICDSNADPDHFAALVPANDDAVKSIALLLQAVESELAEATHAKKQAMDASAELLAKGAPAAAAPAAVLATEMREKQA
- the tsf gene encoding translation elongation factor Ts; the encoded protein is MSPITAADVAELRARTGVSMLACKEALEEAKGDQEKAIEILRKRGIAQAVKKADRTQNEGALFVAQGQGKAALVSLKCETDFVARNADFLSFGQGIAETLLEKDLDAAKADAEKRMPEFVQKLGENITLGEMQEITAPAIGSYVHSNRKIAVVIGLDLSGAESRAKDVAMHAAAMNPAYVYPDDVPQETLEKEREIWKEQLKNEKKPENILDKIMLGKEKKFREENALIKQPFVKDQNMTVEKYLDGARVESYVRVVI
- a CDS encoding DUF4215 domain-containing protein, with product MKRTSSALALAVVGFLVASGALTLETRNTRAFLTEAGATYLAQVTSSVSSQASGSSTAKTIATCGNGRLDAGEQCDTASFNGTNNCSTTCQYLTCGDSIISAHLGEQCEPIVQKAMVYDMQTGLWREETRYSAPACGISCTTPVCDEDGRCIGGCKKRILPACSSTSSSPKSSSSSTAKAASSTSSSSLHAAASSAKSSSAASSAKASSASSKSSAASSVPPPLATMCGNGIVEKGEQCDDGQRNSATRPDACRLDCLLPFCGDGVKDYRTAQREECDDENNANEDNCTNACKIARCGDGVVQTGKEQCDDGNVVNDDTCSNDCRLPSCGDGIKQDSESCDDGNDNDDDECTMGCTQPRCGDGIVQKSRGEDCDNGPQNSNVAADACRLNCVMAYCGDGVRDTDEMRNEECDYGPANSDTQANACRRSCKASRCGDGVVDAGEGCDDGNTVDGDSCTETCQSPKCGDGFVQRETGEACDDGNMNDDDECTSKCLLPACGDGILQRRKAEQCDDANTVAEDDCTNRCMVPSCGDGIVQRTEQCDQGYNVNSDLRPDTCRSNCTLPRCGDGMTDAGEECDGTKYCTNTCKQMTFLGLSPAARNVLAGTAVAAAAAGTVGYVFRKRLFDVIASVVRRKSPATLEDIPLSDIEYPGRKG
- a CDS encoding response regulator, producing MAKATILFAEDDTLLRNIYTKKFTMAGYDVRPAADGEEAIQLLSQLNPDLLVLDISMPKVDGFQVLERFPKEQRKYPVVMLTNFDLEEYRKRGKELGADDFFVKKDMTIRSLLEMVERLLAERKQQK
- a CDS encoding phosphatidylserine/phosphatidylglycerophosphate/cardiolipin synthase family protein, with protein sequence MWRGATRYMFGKRGQRRVASFRMYFRLRTMVSLFSRQAAQATSRMTRARLWVDGEVFPRTIVLLRRAHHTVIIQTFIWKDDTIGRKMAEVLLEVADRGVKVFINKEAVGDVFELERDFLSTKRQREGVWHRFWNHPHIRISHQTHNDHSKVFIIDEHTMLVTGMNIADEYNERWHDYMVELKGGLGVARYLGNRDQAPSDAVRLVMNTENRKEMRRTVMSLVASARESIVLEQCYLSDAKVVGALAQRSREGIHVTVILPAEVDVHHHSNMQSMGRLLNEGSPQHVRVFLYPGIIHGKVMLVDRERAFVGSTNMMESSLDEMGETNVLISGRYSRAVVRLRDVLRADILKCRPLQGPPAFLWLRRILAWMNL
- a CDS encoding type IV secretion system DNA-binding domain-containing protein; its protein translation is MTPSLVAFGVLLALILGVWIGLFVLRFFADRRREHELVFMQLLVPKKESKEDKEVESEQFSTGKDFREVLGVMDHLFQSLHGIRSSRFSRFYKGQPFLSVEYAALAGEILFFIVCPRKIAHLVEKQITSFYPDTIVDIVEDYNIFTEQSVATADILLPGKPWTSVFKTYQQLKSDPLNNITNAFSKLKVEEGAAVQFVIRPLAQGWQRKLHDEAQKLINPKRLSRNWWNPLTWIVAVVDLFTPGGEKDEAKENTPTGERVSQMVEEYSKAIDDKASDPGYRVVVRIIASAQTAPRAQQILDDVAAGFSQFNAVLGNSFRRPHFRDRKAVVERFIRRCPRHTPWFTLTAHRMLLGTTELASFFHLPNIKYNKVETIKWQNFKMAPGPKNAPNEGLFLGWNNFRGERRKIYMKNEDRFRHFYIIGQTGTGKSSVIQLMARQDFNTPGRGVAVVDPHGSLIEDLLPYIPRSRADDVIYFNPADTERPMGLNLLEGRTPEERDLIALDAMNMMVKMFGEEIFGPRIQDYFRNGCLTLMEDEEEGGAITDLVRLFTDDEWQRFKVSRVKNPIVKSFWDKQMAATGQREKQEMIPYFAAKFGQFTTNTLIRNIVGQTKSAFDIADVMQSGKILLMNLSKGLIGDINSTLLGLIVVNKIQVAAMRRQRQDSAARKDFFLYIDEFQNFVTPSIESILSEARKYRLGLILAHQYLDQLEKDSKLSGNVSLKGAVFGNVGTMMFYKIGPQDAEVCAKEMAPVFSEQDLVNMDAFKGAMKLSIEGQPSRPFSIEIPRPWLDHTYTKDAQAGEAFKQLSRLKYGRAREFVDREILRRIGG